The sequence below is a genomic window from Paenibacillus sp. DCT19.
TCGTCCGTAGACACTTGCACAAATTTGGTGATCTGATATTTCTTCGCCGCATCGAGCAGAACTTGGGTGCCCAGTACATTCGTTCGAACGAAAATATCCGGCGATACAATACTGCGATCCACATGGGACTCGGCAGCGAAATTAACGACAACGTCGATGCCTTGCGATATAATCTGCTCCATCTGTTCTACATTCGTGATATCTGCGTGGATAAAACGATACTGCGGATTGGATTCAATGGATTGTAAATTCTCCAGATTTCCTGCATACGTTAAAGAATCCACATTGATGATCTCATAATCTGGATGTGTGCGAAGCATATACATCACAAAGTTGCTGCCTATAAATCCAGCTCCCCCAGTAACGAGCAGTTTCATGGTGTCTCTCTCCTTTAGTCAAAATTTACTTCGGCATCCTGCAAGCAGGGATGTTTCTGATCCTTATCGGATAAAACAGGATTCGTTATGGGCCAGTCGATTGCAAGTGCTGGATCATTCCACAAAATACCACGATCGTGTGTAGGCGAATAGTACGCATCTACCTTATAAGATACTAGAACGTTAGGAACAAGGGTACAAAACCCATGTGCAAACCCTTGGGGAACAAGGAGCTGACGCTGATTGTACTCACTGAGTATAAAACCTTTCCATTGACCAAATGTCTTGGAGGATGGACGGATATCCACGATTACGTCATAGATTGCGCCAGATAGTACTCTCACGAGCTTGGTTTGAGCCTTAGGTTGAAGCTGATAGTGCAACCCTCGGATAACACCCGCTTCCGCAGATAAGGATTGATTGTCCTGCACAAATACATGGTTGATCCCCTGTTCTTGTAGCTGCTGCTCATTATAGCTCTCCATAAAATAACCTCGATGATCACCATACACCTTAGGCTCCAAAATAGCCGCCCCGTCCATAAACAGTGGAATTACTTTCATCGTATCCCTCCGTTATCATGTTACTGGGTTTATTCATATTGACTATATATATGTAAAAGATCAGGTGTGTGATTGTTCATCGGCCCGCAAGATAGAATATTCTCATGTACATATGAAGTTCATTTAAAGTTACATA
It includes:
- the rfbC gene encoding dTDP-4-dehydrorhamnose 3,5-epimerase, with protein sequence MKVIPLFMDGAAILEPKVYGDHRGYFMESYNEQQLQEQGINHVFVQDNQSLSAEAGVIRGLHYQLQPKAQTKLVRVLSGAIYDVIVDIRPSSKTFGQWKGFILSEYNQRQLLVPQGFAHGFCTLVPNVLVSYKVDAYYSPTHDRGILWNDPALAIDWPITNPVLSDKDQKHPCLQDAEVNFD